One window of the Klebsiella sp. WP3-W18-ESBL-02 genome contains the following:
- the lipB gene encoding lipoyl(octanoyl) transferase LipB has product MDFNTLLIRQLGLQPYEPISQAMHDFTDNRDESTLDEIWLVEHQPVFTQGQAGKAEHVLVPGDIPVIQSDRGGQVTYHGPGQQVMYVLLNLKRRKLGVRELVTLLEQTVVDTLAELGIEAHPRADAPGVYVGEKKICSLGLRIRKGCSFHGLALNVAMDLSPFLRINPCGYAGMEMAQVSQWVSEAKPENISPILVDKFLARLNNPPHEYISA; this is encoded by the coding sequence CGTCAACTGGGCCTACAGCCTTACGAACCTATTTCCCAGGCGATGCACGACTTTACCGATAACCGTGATGAATCCACGCTTGATGAGATCTGGCTGGTTGAGCATCAGCCGGTTTTTACGCAGGGTCAGGCGGGGAAAGCAGAACATGTGCTGGTACCGGGCGATATTCCGGTCATTCAGAGCGATCGCGGCGGCCAGGTAACCTATCACGGCCCGGGTCAGCAGGTTATGTACGTGCTGTTAAACCTCAAGCGCCGCAAGCTTGGCGTACGTGAACTGGTGACTCTGCTGGAGCAAACCGTGGTCGATACGCTGGCAGAACTCGGGATTGAAGCCCATCCGCGCGCCGACGCGCCGGGCGTTTACGTTGGCGAGAAAAAGATTTGCTCGCTGGGGCTGCGTATCCGTAAGGGCTGCTCTTTCCACGGGCTGGCGCTGAATGTGGCGATGGACCTTTCCCCTTTCCTGCGCATTAACCCCTGCGGCTATGCGGGCATGGAGATGGCGCAGGTCTCACAGTGGGTGAGCGAAGCCAAACCGGAAAATATATCCCCAATTCTTGTGGACAAATTTTTAGCGCGGCTAAACAATCCGCCGCATGAATATATCTCTGCTTAA